A stretch of the Alosa alosa isolate M-15738 ecotype Scorff River chromosome 16, AALO_Geno_1.1, whole genome shotgun sequence genome encodes the following:
- the elovl2 gene encoding elongation of very long chain fatty acids protein 2, which yields MSYFSTLDRRLNSAVDSLFGERDPRVRGWLLLDSYLPTVLFTLLYLLIVLLGPLYMRHRPAYSLKRVLVAYNFLVTMLSFYMLVELISATWAAGYRLQCQGLSEVGDADVRVARVLWWYYFSKLIEFMDTIFFVLRKKNSQITFLHVYHHASMFNIWWCVLNWIPCGQSFFGPTLNSFIHVMMYSYYGLSTFPSMHKYLWWKRYLTQAQLIQFFLTISHTLSAVIVPCGFPIGCLLFQTSYMFTLVILFINFYIQTYRKRTPRDAGNRTDADVSSHLNGHFAYVNGTTTKQKVK from the exons ATG AGTTACTTCAGCACGCTAGACAGACGGCTAAATTCAGCTGTGGACAGCCTGTTTGGAGAGAGAG ATCCCAGAGTGCGAGGATGGCTCCTACTGGACTCCTATCTGCCCACAGTCCTGTTCACGCTCCTCTATCTGCTCATAGTGCTGCTAGGCCCCCTCTACATGAGGCACAGACCAGCCTACTCCCTCAAAAGGGTCTTAGTGGCCTACAACTTCTTAGTCACAATGTTGTCCTTCTACATGTTAGTTGAG CTCATCTCAGCGACCTGGGCGGCTGGCTATCGACTCCAGTGCCAGGGTCTGAGCGAAGTAGGAGATGCAGACGTCAGG GTGGCCAGAGTGCTTTGGTGGTACTACTTCTCGAAGCTCATCGAGTTTATGGACACCATCTTTTTCGTGCTGAGGAAGAAGAACAGTCAGATCACCTTCCTGCATGTGTACCACCATGCCTCCATGTTCAACATCTGGTGGTGTGTACTCAACTGGATCCCCTGTGGGCAGA GTTTCTTTGGGCCAACCTTGAACAGTTTCATCCACGTGATGATGTACTCGTACTACGGCCTGTCCACTTTCCCCTCCATGCACAAATACCTGTGGTGGAAACGCTACCTGACGCAGGCCCAGCTG ATTCAGTTCTTCCTGACCATCAGTCACACGCTGAGTGCGGTCATCGTGCCATGTGGCTTCCCCATTGGCTGCTTACTCTTTCAGACGAGCTACATGTTCACTCTTGTTATTCTCTTCATCAACTTCTACATCCAG ACATACAGGAAAAGGACACCCAGGGATGCGGGAAATCGGACTGATGCTGACGTCAGCTCTCATCTAAATGGCCATTTTGCCTACGTCAATGGGACCACGACAAAGCAAAAGGTCAAGTGA